In Candidatus Hydrogenedentota bacterium, the following proteins share a genomic window:
- the purE gene encoding 5-(carboxyamino)imidazole ribonucleotide mutase, producing the protein METGSSPLVSVIMGSESDWETMRRAHRTLAEFGVPHECRVLSAHRTPELLAEYVRESDRNGVEVFITGAGLAAALPGTVAAFTTRPVLGVPIQTGALNGEDALHCIVQMPPGIPVGALAIGTPGATNAALLAIAILANKYPELGEKLVRYRAAQAEKIKATVLPLD; encoded by the coding sequence ATGGAAACGGGAAGTTCACCCCTGGTTTCGGTGATTATGGGCAGCGAGTCTGACTGGGAGACGATGCGGCGGGCGCACCGCACCCTGGCCGAGTTTGGGGTGCCCCACGAGTGCCGGGTCCTCTCCGCGCACCGCACGCCGGAGCTGCTCGCGGAGTATGTCCGCGAGTCGGACCGGAACGGCGTGGAGGTGTTCATCACCGGGGCGGGCCTCGCGGCCGCGCTGCCGGGCACCGTGGCGGCGTTCACGACGCGCCCGGTGCTGGGGGTGCCCATCCAGACGGGCGCGCTGAACGGGGAGGACGCGCTGCACTGCATCGTCCAGATGCCGCCGGGCATCCCCGTGGGCGCGCTGGCCATCGGCACGCCCGGCGCCACGAACGCGGCGCTGCTGGCCATTGCCATCCTCGCCAACAAGTATCCGGAACTCGGGGAAAAACTGGTCCGGTACCGCGCCGCCCAGGCGGAAAAAATCAAGGCCACCGTGCTGCCGCTGGATTAA
- a CDS encoding nucleoside 2-deoxyribosyltransferase, with the protein MGGFNRERQMPKAEQARTIYLSGPIMDADEAESKPWRQRAKERLAGRFILLDPMRRDFRDREIDSANEIVEFDLQDVRDADILLVNYSKPSIGTSMEVFYAAHDLGKFVIAFSPLTFQDMSPWMVRYCTKILADLDAALDYIGRHF; encoded by the coding sequence GTGGGCGGATTTAACCGGGAGCGGCAGATGCCAAAAGCGGAGCAGGCGCGGACAATATACCTTAGCGGCCCCATCATGGACGCCGACGAGGCGGAGAGCAAGCCCTGGCGGCAGCGGGCAAAGGAGCGGCTCGCGGGCCGGTTCATCCTGCTGGACCCGATGCGGCGGGATTTCCGCGACCGGGAGATAGACAGCGCCAATGAGATAGTCGAGTTTGATTTGCAGGATGTTCGGGACGCGGACATCCTGCTGGTGAACTACAGCAAGCCCTCGATTGGCACCTCGATGGAGGTCTTTTACGCCGCGCACGACCTGGGCAAGTTTGTCATCGCGTTCAGTCCGCTCACCTTCCAGGACATGTCCCCCTGGATGGTGCGGTACTGCACGAAAATACTGGCCGACCTGGACGCGGCGCTGGACTATATCGGGCGGCATTTTTAG